A window of Exiguobacterium sp. FSL W8-0210 contains these coding sequences:
- a CDS encoding acyltransferase family protein, translating to MKSSSRSITYMPGLDGLRAFAVLSVILYHLSVSFFSGGFLGVDLFFVLSGYLITGLLLREWQTTGRLDLKRFWIHRFRRLFPALFVMLLLVLGYVTIFERELLHTVRQDSAFALIYGTNWWYIFHDVSYFESFGKPSPIQNLWSLAIEEQFYLLFPILLWFGMKNRRLFLQLMGVAIGASVLAMAIQFTPGEDPSRVYYGTDTRLFALLIGSLLAFAWQPTRFKLDIPKRGVRLLNQIGAVTLPLLLILMIVTSEFGSFLYRGGFFLVAVLAALMIATIAHPASIWSRWFAHPGLVAIGKRSYGLYLWHFPVITLMTPVEQIGTFSLLRTVLIVVVLVALTEASYRFIERPIRQHGLSGYLERLSLHPRQLRQFSTLQWTSVAVLTILIVSFIGNLSILAVSDTPKPEPAFEKIAAPKEKPKPILKPTTPKAKPDQRKICRPTLAIGDSVLLGVEDYLGSTLKQLTIDAKLGRQLREAIPLSEQYAAYNRHGRQVILHLGTNGSFRKDQLNSLLDQFANADHVYLVTARVPRPWEAEVNQMLREASKRKRVELIDWHAVAVKHPSYFEADGVHLNIKGARAYSKILAKATNCAVSTK from the coding sequence ATGAAATCCTCGTCTCGTTCGATTACATATATGCCAGGGCTTGATGGCTTACGTGCCTTCGCTGTTCTATCTGTCATTCTCTACCATCTGTCGGTTTCATTCTTCTCCGGTGGTTTCCTCGGTGTTGATCTCTTTTTCGTCCTATCCGGTTATCTGATTACCGGTCTCTTGTTACGCGAGTGGCAGACGACCGGACGCCTCGATTTGAAACGATTTTGGATTCATCGCTTCCGTCGCCTGTTCCCGGCCCTATTCGTCATGCTGTTACTCGTTCTCGGGTACGTAACCATCTTTGAACGCGAACTGTTGCATACGGTTCGCCAAGATAGTGCCTTTGCGCTCATTTACGGGACGAACTGGTGGTATATCTTCCATGACGTCTCCTATTTCGAGTCGTTCGGTAAGCCATCACCGATTCAAAACCTTTGGTCACTCGCAATCGAGGAGCAGTTCTACCTGCTATTCCCGATCTTACTTTGGTTCGGAATGAAAAATCGTCGCTTGTTCCTGCAATTGATGGGCGTTGCGATCGGTGCATCCGTGCTTGCGATGGCGATTCAGTTCACACCTGGTGAAGATCCAAGTCGTGTCTACTATGGCACGGATACTCGGTTATTCGCCCTATTGATTGGGAGTCTACTCGCTTTCGCGTGGCAACCAACCCGCTTTAAGCTCGATATCCCAAAACGTGGTGTCCGGTTACTGAATCAAATAGGTGCCGTTACTTTGCCACTCTTGCTTATATTGATGATTGTCACAAGTGAGTTCGGAAGCTTCTTATACCGGGGTGGTTTTTTCCTTGTCGCCGTCCTTGCTGCACTAATGATTGCTACAATTGCTCATCCGGCGTCGATTTGGAGTCGATGGTTTGCGCATCCAGGCCTTGTTGCGATCGGTAAACGATCGTACGGTCTATATCTGTGGCATTTTCCCGTCATCACACTGATGACGCCAGTCGAGCAAATCGGCACGTTCTCATTACTTCGGACCGTATTGATCGTCGTCGTGCTTGTCGCCTTAACTGAAGCATCGTATCGCTTTATCGAACGTCCGATTCGTCAGCACGGACTATCCGGTTATTTAGAACGTCTGTCGTTACATCCGCGGCAGTTACGTCAGTTTTCGACGTTGCAGTGGACGAGTGTTGCCGTGTTGACGATTCTCATCGTCAGCTTCATCGGTAACTTATCGATTCTTGCTGTCTCCGATACGCCGAAGCCAGAACCTGCTTTCGAGAAGATAGCGGCGCCAAAAGAAAAACCGAAGCCGATCCTGAAACCGACGACACCAAAAGCAAAGCCCGATCAGCGAAAAATCTGTCGACCGACGCTTGCGATCGGGGACTCGGTCTTACTCGGTGTCGAAGATTATCTCGGCAGTACGCTCAAGCAATTGACGATTGATGCGAAACTCGGTCGTCAGCTGCGAGAAGCGATTCCGCTGAGTGAGCAGTATGCCGCGTATAATCGACATGGACGCCAAGTCATTCTCCACCTCGGAACGAACGGTAGCTTCCGAAAGGATCAGTTGAACAGTTTGCTCGATCAATTCGCAAATGCCGATCACGTCTATCTGGTCACTGCACGCGTCCCGCGTCCGTGGGAAGCAGAGGTCAATCAGATGTTACGCGAGGCATCGAAACGGAAGCGAGTCGAACTGATCGACTGGCATGCTGTTGCCGTCAAACATCCATCTTACTTCGAAGCAGATGGTGTCCATTTGAATATCAAGGGCGCACGTGCCTATTCGAAGATTCTTGCGAAAGCAACGAATTGCGCTGTTTCAACGAAATAA
- a CDS encoding sensor histidine kinase — MRRIKLTVWMLVLLLLAAFLSTALAWLLASQLPLGGKTVPRYYYTTEEDTVSAVKEDIIRYQNGQIPTGPYEWAVYDANGRLVSASDKYPKDLTPSRLLAEQTPTEREPSDTGKVRTLHHIEAINLGTREPGYFLTVQSDKPTLNEYQVGNSNAFFILQVVLFIVFLLLLTRWIAGLFRELERRLERLTVEPAPTEPLPPVKGPKEFKLFAQSIERIEQELRTLRVRDQERFVEQLRLITSLSHDLRTPLTSIQGFIQWLTEKHETLSATERTELLAIVTRQSETLASRIDELFTLAKLSNTDYPVERTSLDLVTLTEQVLELFPGTSSTVNGPAHATLFADPMLLRRLLENLIRNATLHGTGDLRITINDDAEGIQLICSNAIESTYTLEELNEWLTPFGTSDASRSSGGSGIGLSIVQQIMARHAGNVALTSQDNRFIVTCRFPHIS, encoded by the coding sequence ATGAGACGGATCAAACTAACTGTTTGGATGCTTGTCTTGTTGCTGCTCGCTGCATTTTTGAGTACGGCACTTGCCTGGTTGCTGGCGAGTCAATTGCCGCTTGGTGGAAAAACGGTTCCCCGTTACTACTACACGACGGAAGAAGACACGGTGAGCGCTGTTAAAGAGGACATTATACGTTATCAAAATGGACAAATACCGACCGGGCCCTATGAGTGGGCAGTATACGATGCCAATGGTCGTCTGGTCAGCGCTTCCGACAAGTATCCAAAAGACTTAACACCGAGCCGACTGCTTGCTGAGCAAACACCAACCGAGCGGGAGCCATCAGACACAGGAAAGGTTAGGACATTGCACCATATCGAAGCGATCAATCTTGGAACCCGTGAGCCTGGCTATTTTTTGACTGTTCAGTCCGATAAACCAACACTCAATGAATATCAAGTCGGTAATTCGAACGCCTTCTTCATCTTACAAGTCGTCTTGTTCATCGTCTTTTTACTGCTTTTAACACGTTGGATCGCTGGTTTGTTCCGCGAACTCGAGCGACGGCTTGAGCGGTTGACGGTCGAACCAGCGCCAACGGAACCGTTACCTCCCGTCAAAGGACCGAAGGAATTCAAGTTGTTCGCCCAATCGATCGAACGAATCGAACAGGAACTCCGCACCTTACGCGTACGCGACCAGGAGCGGTTCGTCGAGCAGTTGCGATTGATCACGAGTCTGTCGCACGACCTACGGACTCCGTTGACCTCAATCCAAGGCTTCATCCAGTGGCTAACCGAAAAACACGAGACGTTATCCGCGACGGAACGGACGGAGCTTCTAGCGATTGTCACCCGACAGTCAGAAACGCTCGCTTCCCGGATCGACGAATTGTTCACGCTCGCTAAATTATCGAACACCGATTATCCAGTCGAACGGACATCGCTTGATCTCGTCACACTGACGGAACAAGTCCTGGAACTGTTTCCTGGCACTTCTTCTACTGTCAATGGTCCTGCACACGCGACTCTCTTCGCCGATCCGATGCTCTTACGACGCTTGCTTGAGAATTTGATTCGCAATGCGACGCTTCACGGGACCGGTGATCTTCGGATTACCATCAACGACGACGCAGAAGGTATCCAGCTGATCTGTTCAAATGCGATTGAATCGACTTATACGCTAGAGGAACTAAACGAATGGCTAACACCGTTCGGGACGTCCGATGCTTCCCGCTCGTCTGGTGGCTCCGGCATCGGTCTGTCGATTGTTCAGCAAATCATGGCGCGTCATGCGGGGAACGTCGCGTTGACTTCACAAGACAACCGCTTCATCGTGACCTGTCGTTTTCCACATATTTCATAA
- a CDS encoding response regulator transcription factor, which translates to MPTLLIVDDEADIRQLLRLYLTNEGYKILEAENGEEALATLATRPVDAMLLDVMMPVRDGFSTVQAARAAGHTLPVLMLTAKREDMDKIQGLTFGADDYIGKPFNPLEVVARVKALLRRVSQYHVPTTASAIQVGPFTLKEDERVIFKYDVPLALTRREFDCLALFLSHPRRVFSAEDLYERVWQEEALGSASNAVMVLIHKLRDKIEDVPKEPRHLQTVWGVGYKVEP; encoded by the coding sequence ATGCCCACGCTCTTGATCGTTGACGATGAAGCAGACATCCGTCAATTGCTTCGACTGTATTTAACCAATGAAGGGTACAAGATCCTCGAAGCCGAAAATGGTGAGGAAGCGTTAGCGACTCTTGCAACGCGTCCAGTTGATGCGATGTTACTCGACGTGATGATGCCCGTTCGCGATGGCTTCTCGACCGTTCAAGCTGCGCGCGCTGCCGGTCACACGTTACCCGTCTTGATGCTGACAGCGAAACGCGAAGACATGGATAAAATTCAAGGTTTGACCTTCGGGGCGGACGATTACATCGGTAAACCGTTCAATCCGCTTGAAGTCGTCGCCCGCGTCAAGGCGCTGTTACGCCGCGTCAGTCAGTATCATGTCCCGACTACTGCTTCAGCGATTCAGGTCGGTCCGTTCACACTCAAAGAAGACGAACGCGTCATCTTTAAATACGATGTACCGCTCGCCCTGACACGCCGTGAATTTGATTGCCTGGCGCTCTTTTTGAGTCACCCCCGTCGTGTCTTCTCGGCTGAAGACCTGTATGAACGGGTTTGGCAGGAGGAAGCACTTGGTTCCGCGTCGAACGCTGTCATGGTCCTGATCCATAAGCTCCGCGACAAGATTGAGGATGTCCCGAAAGAACCGCGCCACCTCCAGACGGTCTGGGGCGTTGGTTATAAGGTTGAGCCATGA
- a CDS encoding class I SAM-dependent methyltransferase, with product MFDFLKEALHAPLRVGAIAPSSPRLAEMMARRAVADRPRQILEVGAGDGAITKALLAARSPETHLLICERSETFRPALEQLLAQETNVTLFIGDVQGLSDSWSGQIDVIVSGLPFASFPAALRHDLLAQFQTLLRPGGHFIAFQYTRFQFKMFRDYFQEHSYSHTLYNLPPAYVFEGVQQEESTHAHALDR from the coding sequence ATGTTTGATTTCTTAAAAGAAGCACTTCACGCACCACTCCGTGTCGGAGCCATCGCACCGAGCAGTCCACGTCTGGCTGAAATGATGGCACGACGCGCCGTCGCCGATCGTCCACGCCAAATTCTTGAAGTCGGAGCGGGTGACGGAGCGATCACCAAAGCTTTACTGGCCGCTCGTTCACCGGAGACACATCTCTTGATTTGTGAACGGAGCGAAACGTTCCGCCCGGCACTCGAACAATTACTGGCTCAGGAAACGAATGTCACTCTCTTCATTGGTGACGTTCAAGGATTATCCGATTCATGGAGCGGACAGATCGACGTCATCGTCAGTGGTCTCCCGTTCGCGTCATTCCCGGCAGCGTTGCGGCATGACTTATTAGCACAATTTCAAACGTTACTACGACCAGGCGGTCACTTCATCGCCTTTCAATACACCCGGTTCCAGTTCAAGATGTTCCGGGACTATTTCCAAGAACACAGTTATTCGCACACGCTCTACAATCTGCCCCCGGCTTATGTTTTCGAGGGGGTACAACAGGAGGAATCTACACATGCCCACGCTCTTGATCGTTGA
- a CDS encoding bifunctional transcriptional activator/DNA repair enzyme AdaA, which produces MEHHTYYEALVRRGATYEGTFFVGVKTTGIFCRPTCPARKPKAENCEFFETAQEALLASYRPCRRCHPLAYPGDHGTIQRLIEAVEAEPDKRFKEADFRALGLDESTARRQFKKRFGMTFVAYARARRMGLAMKEIRTGKPIIEGQLAGGYESSSGFREASARILGQAPSRFDGQVLRAKWLDTPLGSMLAIADDQLLHLLEFVDRRGLEREIEQLRQKARAVIVPGESQVFGQIEAELRRYFKGEPVSFQTPLMRYGTPFQRRVWEELERIPSGETISYQELAIRIGQPTAVRAVARANGANQLAIVIPCHRVIRTNGDLGGYAGGLARKETLLKLERTQRGLDEG; this is translated from the coding sequence ATGGAACATCACACGTATTATGAAGCGCTCGTTCGCCGGGGCGCGACGTACGAAGGAACGTTTTTTGTTGGTGTCAAGACGACCGGCATCTTTTGCCGTCCGACGTGTCCGGCACGAAAACCGAAAGCAGAGAACTGTGAGTTTTTTGAGACGGCGCAAGAGGCATTACTTGCCTCTTATCGACCGTGCCGTCGTTGTCATCCGCTTGCTTATCCCGGCGATCATGGTACGATTCAACGCTTGATCGAAGCGGTCGAGGCAGAACCAGACAAACGATTCAAGGAAGCCGATTTTCGAGCACTTGGTCTCGATGAATCAACGGCACGCCGCCAGTTCAAGAAACGCTTCGGAATGACGTTCGTCGCGTATGCTCGGGCACGACGGATGGGGCTTGCGATGAAGGAGATCCGGACCGGTAAGCCGATCATCGAAGGGCAGTTGGCTGGAGGTTATGAATCGAGTAGTGGTTTTCGTGAGGCGTCAGCACGGATTCTCGGGCAGGCACCGTCGCGCTTTGACGGGCAGGTCTTACGCGCGAAATGGCTTGATACACCACTCGGTTCGATGCTGGCGATTGCTGACGATCAACTCTTACATCTGCTCGAGTTCGTCGACCGACGTGGACTGGAGCGGGAAATCGAACAATTACGTCAAAAAGCGCGCGCTGTCATCGTTCCCGGGGAATCACAGGTCTTTGGACAAATTGAAGCGGAGCTCCGTCGTTACTTCAAAGGAGAGCCGGTATCGTTTCAAACACCTTTGATGCGATACGGGACGCCATTTCAACGCCGCGTCTGGGAAGAACTCGAACGGATTCCGAGTGGGGAGACGATCTCGTACCAAGAGCTGGCGATCCGGATCGGTCAACCGACCGCTGTTCGTGCCGTCGCACGAGCGAATGGAGCGAACCAACTGGCAATCGTCATTCCGTGCCACCGGGTCATTCGGACGAATGGAGATTTAGGTGGATACGCGGGTGGACTCGCACGCAAGGAAACATTGCTCAAACTGGAGCGCACACAGAGAGGATTGGATGAAGGATGA
- a CDS encoding DNA alkylation repair protein, which translates to MSLIKDVFSPSWLDRLGAAVDVSDFRRRVEQRDWEELAFKQRVRRVAKTLETILPAFPDAAGELERLAPQFTGLPGIVFPEYVERTADLSDWSLALETLAKLTSHSTSEFAVRRFLLVDQERYLDQALKWTTSDDEHVRRLASEGTRPRLPWGQAIPRLIADPRPALPILDALLQDPSLYVRKSVANHLNDISKTHPEYLIERIERHLGTDPNTDWILRHASRTLLKRGNPEVLQLFGHVTQGEVEVTDLVVSPVTIGQELQFSFQVNSSVEQRLRLEYAIDYVKQRGTSRKVFQLREREVKGVLQVERRQSFRNMTTRVHYPGTHTLTILINGEAYATATFEVEEES; encoded by the coding sequence ATGAGTTTGATTAAAGATGTGTTTTCACCGAGTTGGCTCGACCGCTTAGGAGCAGCGGTCGATGTATCAGATTTTCGAAGACGAGTCGAACAGAGGGACTGGGAAGAACTCGCGTTTAAACAACGCGTCCGTCGTGTGGCGAAGACACTAGAGACGATCTTGCCAGCGTTTCCGGATGCAGCGGGGGAGCTAGAGCGACTCGCACCGCAGTTTACCGGGCTACCGGGGATCGTTTTTCCGGAGTACGTCGAACGAACGGCAGACCTTTCTGACTGGTCGCTTGCATTAGAGACACTCGCCAAGTTGACGTCACATTCGACGTCGGAGTTCGCCGTTCGGCGTTTTCTACTTGTCGATCAGGAACGATATCTCGACCAGGCACTCAAATGGACAACATCAGATGATGAACATGTCCGGCGCTTAGCGTCTGAAGGAACACGCCCGCGTCTGCCGTGGGGACAAGCGATTCCGCGTTTGATTGCTGATCCGCGTCCAGCATTACCGATTCTTGACGCCTTACTACAGGATCCGTCACTCTACGTCCGAAAAAGTGTCGCCAATCACTTGAACGATATTTCAAAGACACATCCGGAATACCTGATCGAGCGAATCGAACGTCACTTAGGAACAGATCCGAATACAGACTGGATTTTACGTCACGCTTCCCGGACGTTACTGAAGCGCGGAAATCCAGAAGTATTACAGTTGTTCGGACACGTCACGCAAGGTGAGGTCGAGGTGACGGACTTGGTCGTCTCACCAGTGACGATTGGTCAAGAGTTACAGTTTTCGTTTCAAGTAAACAGTTCCGTCGAGCAACGTCTGCGTCTTGAATACGCGATCGATTACGTCAAACAACGCGGAACGAGTCGGAAGGTGTTTCAACTGCGGGAGCGGGAAGTCAAAGGTGTCTTACAAGTCGAACGACGCCAATCGTTTCGGAACATGACGACGCGTGTCCATTATCCCGGAACACATACATTGACAATTTTGATTAACGGAGAGGCTTACGCGACAGCAACGTTCGAGGTCGAGGAGGAGAGCTGA
- a CDS encoding GNAT family N-acetyltransferase — MQGRHPDFTTSRLFVEATDDESGCKWTLHALREKTIVGTITFTWNGSTGNLRYTTTDEDDQRGYITEALTSILSYLARTLLLTRVYGEAGSETVWRRNGFQLQANRYARELHH; from the coding sequence ATGCAAGGGAGACATCCGGATTTTACGACGTCACGCCTGTTTGTCGAAGCAACGGATGACGAATCGGGTTGTAAGTGGACGTTGCATGCGTTACGTGAGAAAACAATCGTCGGAACGATTACCTTCACATGGAATGGATCGACCGGAAACTTACGTTATACAACGACGGATGAGGACGATCAGCGCGGATACATCACAGAAGCGTTGACGTCGATTCTATCATATCTCGCGCGGACGTTATTACTGACGCGTGTCTACGGCGAAGCAGGCAGTGAGACAGTCTGGCGTCGAAACGGATTTCAGTTGCAGGCGAATCGATATGCACGCGAACTCCATCACTAA